In Candidatus Methylomirabilis limnetica, the following proteins share a genomic window:
- a CDS encoding ABC transporter ATP-binding protein, with protein sequence MKEEQGHQDEELLGKAYDGQLMRRLLRYLAPYRWWVVVSLLLLFLTTGMQLLGPYITKVAIDTHIAAHDLHGLNLAVLAYLVTVLIGFLSQYAQSYTMQSTGQRAMHDLRTQLFTHVQRQDLAFFDRNPVGRLMTRVINDVETLNELFGSGMVALLGDLLMLIGVAVAMLALDWRLAVISFATFPFILPATAAYRKRARENYRDSRRILARMNAFLQENISGMATIQAFGQEARHFRRFKEINAQHRDALLQSIQYNAVFFPSIELFSAITVGIVLWVGGAMILDEQVLPGVIIAFVQYVNRLFAPIRDLAEKYNILQAAMASSERVFKLLDVQESLAGPATPTHPLRLRGEIEFRDVWLSYAVGEPVLKGISLRVAPGEKVALVGATGAGKTSIISALCRFYDVQSGSVRIDGIDVREWDKRTLRRHLGLVLQDVFLFSGDIARNISLGDPAISEAQMVEAVRRVHAQGFIDRLPGGLHAVVEERGSTLSQGERQLLSFARALAFDRPILIMDEATSSVDTATELLIQDALRALLVGRTALIIAHRLSTIQFVDRIIVLHKGRIREEGTHQELLANGGLYSRLYELQY encoded by the coding sequence ATGAAGGAAGAGCAGGGTCATCAGGACGAGGAGTTGCTGGGCAAAGCCTACGATGGCCAACTGATGCGGCGGCTGCTCAGATACCTTGCGCCGTATCGGTGGTGGGTCGTGGTCTCCCTCCTGCTCCTGTTCCTGACCACAGGGATGCAACTGCTCGGGCCGTATATCACGAAGGTTGCTATTGATACCCATATCGCCGCCCACGACCTGCATGGTCTGAACCTCGCAGTCCTGGCCTACCTGGTCACTGTCCTCATCGGGTTCCTGTCCCAATACGCCCAGAGCTACACCATGCAGTCTACCGGCCAGCGAGCCATGCATGACCTGCGGACGCAACTCTTCACCCACGTGCAACGACAGGATCTCGCCTTCTTCGACAGGAATCCGGTTGGCCGGCTTATGACCAGGGTCATCAACGATGTGGAGACCCTGAACGAGCTGTTCGGATCGGGGATGGTCGCGCTGCTGGGCGATCTGCTGATGCTGATCGGGGTCGCGGTAGCCATGTTGGCGTTGGATTGGCGTCTGGCCGTGATCTCGTTCGCGACCTTCCCGTTTATCCTGCCCGCGACGGCTGCCTATCGCAAACGGGCGCGCGAGAACTACCGCGACAGCCGACGGATCCTGGCCCGGATGAATGCGTTTCTCCAGGAGAACATCTCCGGTATGGCCACCATCCAGGCCTTCGGTCAGGAGGCGCGTCACTTCCGCAGGTTCAAAGAGATCAACGCCCAGCATCGGGATGCGTTGCTCCAGAGCATCCAGTACAATGCGGTCTTCTTCCCCTCAATCGAGCTCTTCAGCGCTATCACCGTCGGCATCGTGCTCTGGGTGGGCGGCGCCATGATCCTCGACGAACAGGTTCTCCCTGGCGTCATCATCGCCTTTGTCCAGTATGTGAACCGCCTTTTTGCGCCGATCCGCGATCTGGCGGAGAAGTACAACATTTTGCAGGCGGCGATGGCATCGAGCGAACGGGTATTCAAGCTGCTTGATGTGCAGGAATCGCTGGCGGGACCTGCTACACCCACCCACCCGCTTCGCCTGCGCGGTGAGATCGAGTTCAGGGATGTCTGGCTCTCCTACGCAGTCGGCGAGCCGGTTCTCAAGGGGATCTCCCTGCGGGTGGCCCCTGGCGAAAAGGTGGCCTTGGTCGGCGCCACTGGCGCCGGGAAGACCTCGATCATCTCGGCCCTCTGCCGGTTCTATGACGTCCAGAGCGGCAGCGTTCGCATCGATGGCATCGACGTGCGGGAATGGGACAAGCGGACGTTACGTCGGCACCTGGGGTTAGTGCTACAGGACGTCTTTCTCTTCTCCGGAGATATCGCCCGCAATATCAGTCTCGGCGATCCTGCTATTTCAGAAGCGCAGATGGTCGAAGCGGTGCGACGCGTTCACGCCCAGGGCTTTATCGATCGGCTGCCCGGCGGTTTGCACGCCGTCGTGGAGGAGCGTGGCTCTACGCTCTCCCAGGGCGAACGCCAGCTTCTCTCTTTCGCCAGGGCTCTGGCCTTCGACAGACCGATCCTGATCATGGACGAGGCGACCAGTTCGGTGGACACGGCAACGGAGTTGCTGATCCAGGATGCCCTGAGAGCGCTGCTGGTCGGGCGGACCGCCCTGATCATTGCCCACCGCCTCTCGACAATCCAGTTCGTCGATCGGATCATCGTCCTGCACAAGGGGCGCATCCGGGAGGAAGGAACCCATCAGGAATTGCTGGCCAACGGCGGGCTCTACAGCCGGCTCTATGAGTTGCAGTACTGA
- a CDS encoding ABC transporter ATP-binding protein, with amino-acid sequence MFKKFTRLRPYLYQHRRFLFIGLAALVMTDLCGLAIPWLTKDALDTFLAGPGVAIAPWKYPALIVLAAGFQVIFRYFWRTHVFGFSRHIEWDFRNAIFAHLQRLPLSYFTHTKTGDLMSRMTNDMVSLREMLGMGAMATIDAVLMMSASLVLMVIIDPWLTLWSLLPLPGITVLMLVSGNRIFNRYRDIQRHLSTLSTFVQENLAGVRVVQAYAQEENQQRHFDRLSQEYRVKNLDLVKRWGYFWPVTSFLSGLAATVVLWLGGRQVAMQTMSLGELAGFYGYLGILTWPMMAIGYVITLYQRGSAALARLVEILDAPVAAGYQTPGTWQVSELRGKIEFRNLSFRYAPSAPLALQEITLTIPAGTWCGVVGETGAGKSTLVSLLPRLHESPPGTVFIDDIELQQLPMESLKHAIGFVSQDIFLFSDTIRENILFGNGDATSEELEMAADLAQLTPSIQGFTDQFETLLGERGVRLSGGQKQRTALARAIIKNSPILILDDAFSSVDTETEERILEQLKGFMRGRTAILISHRISTVMAADQIIYLKDGRIVERGSHEALLALRGHYYRLYRRQLLTREIEALSDNGVAR; translated from the coding sequence ATTTTTAAAAAGTTCACCCGGCTTCGACCGTACCTGTACCAGCACCGTCGGTTCCTGTTCATTGGCCTCGCTGCGCTGGTCATGACTGACCTGTGCGGGCTGGCCATCCCGTGGCTGACCAAGGACGCCCTGGACACCTTCCTGGCCGGTCCAGGGGTGGCTATCGCCCCCTGGAAGTACCCTGCCCTGATTGTGCTGGCCGCCGGCTTTCAAGTGATCTTCCGCTACTTCTGGAGGACTCACGTATTCGGGTTCTCGAGGCACATCGAGTGGGATTTCAGAAATGCGATCTTTGCTCACCTGCAGCGCCTGCCGCTCAGTTACTTCACCCACACCAAGACCGGTGACCTGATGTCGCGGATGACCAACGATATGGTCTCCCTCCGCGAGATGCTGGGGATGGGGGCCATGGCCACGATCGACGCCGTCCTGATGATGTCCGCCAGTCTCGTGCTGATGGTGATCATCGATCCGTGGCTTACGCTGTGGAGCCTCCTACCTCTGCCAGGCATCACCGTCCTTATGCTTGTTTCCGGCAACCGCATCTTTAATCGGTATCGGGATATCCAGCGTCATCTCAGCACTCTCAGTACATTTGTCCAGGAGAACCTGGCCGGCGTCAGGGTTGTCCAGGCCTATGCGCAAGAGGAGAACCAACAGCGGCATTTCGACAGGTTGAGTCAGGAGTATCGGGTCAAGAACCTCGATCTGGTCAAGCGCTGGGGATATTTCTGGCCGGTAACGAGTTTTCTATCCGGTTTGGCAGCCACGGTCGTTTTGTGGCTCGGCGGCCGCCAGGTTGCCATGCAAACAATGTCCCTCGGGGAACTGGCCGGCTTCTACGGGTACCTGGGCATACTCACCTGGCCCATGATGGCGATCGGGTACGTGATCACACTCTATCAGCGCGGTTCGGCCGCGCTGGCGCGCCTCGTGGAGATCCTGGATGCGCCGGTTGCGGCGGGATATCAAACACCAGGGACTTGGCAGGTCTCAGAGTTGCGCGGCAAGATCGAGTTCCGTAACCTGTCTTTCCGCTATGCCCCCTCTGCGCCGCTCGCCTTGCAAGAGATTACCCTCACGATTCCGGCCGGCACCTGGTGTGGGGTGGTGGGCGAGACCGGCGCCGGGAAGAGTACGTTGGTGAGCCTCCTGCCGCGCCTGCACGAGTCGCCGCCCGGAACCGTTTTCATCGATGACATCGAGCTCCAGCAGCTTCCCATGGAGAGCCTGAAGCACGCTATCGGCTTCGTCTCCCAGGACATCTTTCTGTTCTCCGACACGATCCGGGAAAACATCCTCTTCGGTAACGGCGACGCCACATCGGAGGAGTTAGAGATGGCGGCCGATCTCGCCCAATTAACTCCCAGCATCCAGGGGTTTACGGACCAGTTCGAGACGCTGCTGGGGGAGCGAGGGGTGAGGTTGTCCGGCGGACAGAAACAACGAACGGCGCTGGCTCGGGCTATCATCAAGAATTCGCCCATCCTGATCCTGGACGACGCCTTCTCCAGCGTAGACACTGAGACTGAGGAACGGATACTTGAACAGTTGAAAGGGTTCATGCGGGGGCGGACTGCGATCCTGATCTCACACCGGATCTCGACGGTCATGGCGGCTGACCAGATTATCTACCTGAAGGATGGTCGGATCGTGGAGCGGGGTAGTCACGAAGCGCTGCTGGCCTTGCGTGGCCACTACTACCGCCTTTATCGCCGACAGTTGTTAACTCGAGAGATTGAAGCCCTGAGCGATAATGGAGTGGCACGGTGA
- a CDS encoding M48 family metallopeptidase, whose protein sequence is MSQINLGDIAVDVVLKDIKNVHLSVHPPMGRVRISAPKRMSIDTIRFFAISKLDWIKQQQTRLREQERETPREYVERESHYVWGERYLLTVSESDEPPSIEVKHGCMHLRVRPRSDEDKRRALVEEWYREQLKEAVSPLLARWQPLLGVRVERLFVRRMKTRWGSCNHKARTIRLNTELTKKPAECLEYIVVHELVHLLEPTHNARFVALMDRFMPTWKFHRQVLNRLPILPVLPC, encoded by the coding sequence ATGTCGCAGATCAATCTGGGTGACATCGCGGTGGACGTGGTCCTGAAGGACATCAAAAACGTTCATCTCAGCGTCCATCCCCCGATGGGCCGCGTCCGCATCTCGGCCCCGAAGCGCATGAGCATCGACACGATCCGCTTCTTCGCCATCTCGAAGTTGGACTGGATCAAGCAGCAGCAGACGAGGCTGCGGGAGCAGGAACGCGAAACGCCTCGGGAATACGTGGAGCGGGAAAGCCACTACGTGTGGGGCGAGCGCTACTTGCTTACCGTTTCCGAGAGCGATGAGCCACCCTCAATCGAGGTGAAGCACGGCTGCATGCATCTGCGGGTGCGACCGCGATCAGATGAAGACAAGAGGAGGGCGCTCGTAGAGGAATGGTATCGAGAGCAGTTGAAGGAGGCTGTGTCGCCATTGCTCGCGCGATGGCAGCCGCTGCTGGGCGTGAGAGTGGAGCGGTTGTTCGTGCGACGGATGAAGACCAGGTGGGGGAGCTGCAACCACAAGGCGCGCACGATTCGCCTCAACACCGAGCTAACCAAGAAGCCGGCGGAGTGCCTCGAATACATTGTCGTTCACGAACTGGTTCACCTGCTGGAACCGACCCATAACGCCCGTTTCGTCGCGCTAATGGACCGATTCATGCCCACGTGGAAGTTCCATCGCCAAGTGCTAAATCGCCTGCCGATCCTGCCTGTCCTACCCTGCTGA
- a CDS encoding ATP-binding protein — MDEAVLNDSREAVLDNLELTEGQYLKRAAYLLFSERPQHYVGGAWIKIGFFVTDDDLRYQDEMRGNLFEQVEKTLEILHQKYLKAYISYQGVQWLETFLFPDGALREALLNAVVHKDYSSAIPIQISVYEHQIVLWNPGQLPQSWTLEKLRGKHPSHPFNPLLANAFFRAGYIESWGRGIEKIARECREHGIEAPIYDASLSGLMLTFKANPEHLSAALGEKEAHRLLGEKVGETSGKTSGKILAYLIANPDATIPEMARMLGITDRSIERNLRQLRQQNRVRRIGSAKGGYWEVVK, encoded by the coding sequence ATGGACGAAGCGGTGTTGAACGACAGCCGTGAGGCCGTTCTGGACAACCTGGAACTGACCGAGGGCCAGTATCTGAAGCGTGCCGCCTACCTGTTGTTCTCCGAGCGGCCGCAGCACTACGTCGGCGGGGCCTGGATCAAGATCGGCTTCTTCGTTACCGACGACGATCTGCGTTACCAGGACGAGATGCGCGGAAACCTGTTCGAGCAGGTCGAGAAAACGCTGGAGATTCTTCACCAGAAGTACCTAAAGGCCTATATCAGCTACCAAGGTGTGCAGTGGCTGGAGACCTTTCTGTTCCCCGACGGCGCGTTGCGCGAGGCCCTGCTGAATGCGGTAGTGCATAAGGACTACAGCAGTGCCATCCCGATCCAAATCAGCGTCTACGAGCACCAGATCGTGTTGTGGAATCCAGGTCAGTTGCCGCAGAGCTGGACGCTGGAGAAGCTGAGGGGCAAGCACCCGTCGCACCCCTTCAATCCCCTGCTGGCCAACGCCTTCTTCCGTGCGGGCTACATCGAGTCTTGGGGACGCGGCATCGAGAAGATTGCGCGCGAGTGTCGCGAGCATGGCATCGAGGCGCCGATCTACGACGCCAGCCTTTCCGGCTTGATGCTGACGTTCAAAGCCAACCCCGAGCACCTGAGTGCTGCGTTGGGCGAGAAGGAGGCCCATCGGCTGTTGGGGGAGAAGGTCGGTGAAACGTCGGGGAAAACGTCGGGGAAAATCCTCGCGTATCTGATTGCGAATCCCGATGCCACGATCCCGGAGATGGCACGCATGCTCGGCATTACGGACCGATCCATCGAGCGAAATCTCAGGCAACTCCGGCAGCAGAACCGCGTGCGACGAATCGGCTCGGCAAAAGGCGGCTATTGGGAGGTCGTGAAGTGA
- a CDS encoding four helix bundle protein, producing MKENVVKAKSFAFALRVVRLAKYLQDEKKEFVLSKQVLRSGTAIGALVREAEHAESKPDFTHKMNIALKEANETLYWLELLHQAEYIAEQSFTSIRTDSEELVKLLVSIVKTSRKDKHAQ from the coding sequence ATGAAGGAAAACGTTGTAAAGGCGAAGTCGTTTGCGTTTGCGCTTCGCGTGGTAAGGTTGGCGAAATATTTGCAGGACGAGAAGAAGGAGTTTGTGCTGTCCAAGCAGGTGTTACGCAGCGGGACCGCAATTGGTGCGCTGGTACGCGAGGCGGAACATGCCGAGAGCAAACCAGACTTTACCCACAAGATGAACATCGCGCTCAAGGAAGCCAACGAAACTCTCTACTGGCTGGAGTTGCTGCACCAAGCCGAGTACATCGCTGAGCAGAGCTTTACATCGATCCGAACAGACAGCGAAGAACTGGTCAAGCTGCTGGTCTCGATCGTCAAAACATCGAGGAAAGACAAGCATGCTCAATAA
- a CDS encoding type II toxin-antitoxin system VapC family toxin yields the protein MKLLLDTQILLWAAGQPERLSAAARKLLNDPRNELLFSAASLWEIAIKNTLGREDFRVEPRLLRRGLLDNGYTELPITSQHAVNIDSLPPLHKDPFDRLLLAQALSEGIILLTGDAQLARYPGPVRKV from the coding sequence GTGAAGCTCTTGCTGGACACTCAGATCCTGCTTTGGGCGGCCGGCCAGCCCGAGCGGCTCTCCGCGGCGGCGCGTAAGCTCCTGAACGACCCGCGCAACGAGCTCCTCTTTAGCGCCGCCAGCCTGTGGGAGATCGCCATCAAGAATACCCTGGGGCGGGAAGACTTCCGCGTCGAGCCACGCCTGCTGCGCCGGGGTTTGCTCGACAACGGCTATACCGAGCTTCCCATCACCAGTCAGCACGCGGTAAACATCGACAGCTTGCCCCCACTGCACAAAGATCCCTTCGACCGCCTGCTGCTGGCCCAGGCCTTAAGCGAGGGCATCATCCTCCTCACCGGCGACGCGCAACTGGCCCGGTACCCCGGGCCCGTGCGCAAAGTGTAG
- a CDS encoding type II toxin-antitoxin system Phd/YefM family antitoxin: MVTVNIHEAKTQLSKLVDQAVKGEAFVIAKAGKPLVKVAALDTPVAPKRLGFLAGEIAVPEDFDSMGEAEIAALFGSGA; encoded by the coding sequence ATGGTTACCGTCAACATCCATGAAGCCAAGACCCAGCTCTCGAAGCTGGTCGATCAAGCGGTCAAGGGCGAAGCGTTCGTGATCGCCAAGGCGGGCAAGCCACTGGTGAAGGTTGCGGCACTGGATACCCCAGTGGCGCCGAAACGGCTGGGCTTCCTGGCGGGCGAGATCGCCGTACCCGAAGATTTTGACAGCATGGGCGAAGCCGAGATCGCGGCCCTGTTCGGGAGCGGGGCGTGA
- a CDS encoding four helix bundle protein, with protein sequence MKENVVKAKSFAFALRVVRLAKYLQDEKKEFVLSKQVLRSGTAIGALVREAEHAESKPDFTHKMNIALKEANETLYWLELLHQAEYIAEQSFTSIRTDSEELVKLLV encoded by the coding sequence ATGAAGGAAAACGTTGTAAAGGCGAAGTCGTTTGCGTTTGCGCTTCGCGTGGTAAGGTTGGCGAAATATTTGCAGGACGAGAAGAAGGAGTTTGTGCTGTCCAAGCAGGTGTTACGTAGCGGGACCGCAATTGGTGCGCTGGTACGCGAGGCGGAACATGCCGAGAGCAAACCAGACTTTACCCACAAGATGAACATCGCGCTCAAGGAAGCCAACGAAACTCTCTACTGGCTGGAGTTGCTGCACCAAGCCGAGTACATCGCTGAGCAGAGCTTTACATCGATCCGAACAGACAGCGAAGAACTGGTCAAGCTGCTGGTCTAG
- a CDS encoding type II toxin-antitoxin system RelE/ParE family toxin: MKILFTPSARTQFLSALAYIRRDKPDAALRFRRRAETVLKRLVKFPESGRAIPEFPDLPQREVVIAPYRFFYRVKGQVVWIVGVWHGELKIEN, from the coding sequence GTGAAAATCCTCTTCACCCCCTCCGCCCGAACCCAATTTCTTTCTGCTCTCGCGTATATTCGCCGCGACAAACCCGACGCCGCATTGCGGTTCCGCCGACGTGCGGAGACTGTTCTCAAAAGACTCGTGAAATTTCCGGAATCAGGCCGGGCGATCCCGGAGTTTCCCGACCTTCCTCAGCGTGAAGTTGTAATTGCGCCGTACCGCTTCTTCTATCGCGTCAAGGGGCAGGTGGTCTGGATCGTTGGCGTGTGGCATGGGGAATTGAAAATTGAGAATTGA
- a CDS encoding type II toxin-antitoxin system Phd/YefM family antitoxin: MGKLPNLIPITDLRQDAASVLKRVQNTKEPVIITQRGRAAAVMMSTDAYEKAEHDRQLLRLLARGDKEIAAGKGYDLETVMAEADELLAED, encoded by the coding sequence ATGGGCAAGCTGCCGAATCTAATTCCGATCACTGACCTTCGTCAGGACGCGGCAAGCGTGCTTAAGCGCGTTCAGAACACGAAAGAGCCGGTCATCATTACTCAACGCGGTCGGGCCGCAGCGGTGATGATGAGTACAGACGCATACGAAAAGGCGGAGCACGACAGACAGCTTCTTCGCCTCCTGGCCCGCGGAGACAAAGAGATCGCCGCGGGGAAGGGGTATGATCTGGAAACCGTGATGGCGGAGGCTGATGAGTTATTGGCGGAAGATTGA
- a CDS encoding radical SAM protein, translating to MSPPERVSVNDLVGMAERHRAPIIASTYNEPLITSEEAVEIFRVAKARGLKTAYISNGNGTPEVLEYLKPWVDLYKVDLEGFNDTNCRKLGGVLGNVLETIKLLVKKQFWVEIVTLIVPGFNNSDAELAQIAEFLASVSTDMPWHVTAFHQDYKMRDHANTAASTLFRAADIGKSTGLRSVYAGNIGRPP from the coding sequence GTGAGCCCGCCGGAGCGGGTGTCGGTCAACGACTTGGTCGGCATGGCCGAACGGCACCGCGCGCCGATCATCGCCAGCACCTACAACGAGCCCCTGATCACCAGCGAGGAGGCGGTGGAGATCTTCCGCGTAGCCAAAGCGCGCGGCCTGAAGACCGCTTACATCAGCAACGGTAACGGCACCCCCGAGGTCCTCGAGTACCTGAAGCCCTGGGTGGACCTATATAAGGTCGACCTGGAAGGATTCAACGACACGAACTGCCGGAAGTTGGGCGGAGTGTTGGGAAACGTCCTGGAGACCATCAAGCTGCTTGTGAAAAAGCAGTTCTGGGTCGAGATCGTCACGCTCATTGTGCCGGGGTTTAACAACTCGGATGCGGAGCTCGCCCAGATCGCCGAGTTCCTGGCCTCTGTCTCCACCGATATGCCCTGGCATGTCACGGCCTTCCACCAGGATTACAAGATGCGGGACCACGCCAATACGGCTGCCAGCACTCTGTTCCGGGCCGCTGACATTGGCAAGAGTACCGGCCTCCGCAGTGTCTATGCCGGCAACATCGGTAGGCCCCCATGA
- a CDS encoding CBS domain-containing protein, whose translation MLVKRYMQTKVIMVGLDERANAALYMMKKKGIRHLLVTDNSKLRGIVTDRDFRLMRPSPATSLSIYEVHYLLDKLKVKEIMTKKVITVTPETTIAEAAHLLLNRRIGALPVLKDEKVVGIITETDMIRALIDLEEAQGT comes from the coding sequence ATGCTAGTGAAACGGTACATGCAGACCAAGGTCATCATGGTTGGTCTCGATGAGCGGGCCAACGCGGCCCTGTACATGATGAAGAAGAAGGGCATTCGACACCTCCTCGTGACCGATAACAGCAAGCTACGAGGGATTGTCACCGATCGGGACTTTCGGCTCATGAGGCCCTCCCCTGCTACGAGCCTGTCCATCTACGAGGTCCACTACCTGCTGGACAAACTGAAGGTGAAGGAGATCATGACCAAGAAGGTGATCACCGTGACGCCGGAGACCACGATCGCAGAGGCAGCACATCTGCTCCTCAACCGGAGGATCGGGGCGCTGCCGGTTTTGAAGGATGAGAAGGTAGTCGGCATTATCACCGAAACAGATATGATCCGGGCCCTGATCGATCTGGAGGAGGCCCAGGGAACGTAA
- a CDS encoding thiamine pyrophosphate-binding protein, with translation MELCRYLFERFKEAGVRHVFGLPGDFVLPLFRALEEEPGIEPVILTHEPAVGYAADAYARVQGLGVAAVTYGAGAGGQGHNPDRCDHSPRCLLNSDAAPWRRRSPSCEQITPVKENPC, from the coding sequence ATGGAACTATGTCGGTATCTGTTTGAGCGATTTAAGGAAGCCGGGGTGCGCCATGTGTTTGGCCTGCCTGGCGACTTCGTTCTGCCCCTCTTCCGGGCCCTGGAGGAGGAGCCGGGGATCGAGCCGGTGATCCTCACCCATGAGCCGGCCGTGGGGTATGCGGCGGACGCCTATGCGCGCGTCCAAGGCCTGGGCGTAGCTGCCGTGACCTACGGCGCAGGCGCTGGAGGTCAAGGCCACAATCCTGATCGATGCGATCATTCCCCCAGGTGTCTACTCAACTCCGATGCAGCGCCTTGGCGCCGCCGTTCGCCGTCGTGCGAGCAAATAACCCCGGTAAAGGAGAACCCATGCTAG